DNA sequence from the Callospermophilus lateralis isolate mCalLat2 chromosome 2, mCalLat2.hap1, whole genome shotgun sequence genome:
GGTTCTCTTATTACTGGGTCCCTGACATTCTGAGCTCTTCCCACAGGATCACTACACTTGGGCAGGCCTTCCCAGAGCCCAAACAGCCCCTGTAGGGCAGGGACTAAAGTCTCTAAAGCTTCCTCTGGCTGCTGAAGACCAGAGGTACAAAGATACCTCTGGGTTTCCCTGGTCTTTTAAGCAGAAAAGGGGATAGAATAGCAGAATAGAAAGGAAGCTAGAAAACCAAGCCATGTCAGAGAAAAACAATACCCAAATAGGCCTGCAGGCTCATTCACAGGTCAGTGGTAAGTCTTCCACTAttccggagaaaacagaatgTCTGAGAAAAGAGAATGTCTGGGCATCAGTGTTTTGAGAAAGACCCTCACTGCATGAAGAAATTTCAGCTCAGCCAGCAGAGTCTTGCTCTGCTCTAGGACCATGGACCACACAAAGAAAATGATCACTTCTCCCCAGAGGACCACTATCCTGCTCAAAACCCAAAGAATAAGGCATCCTGAAGTCCTAAATCTTCACTTTTACCACTTTAAGTCCTCATCATCTGTAACCGAGTTCATTCACAGGTAAACTTGTTGCTCCTAGCAGGAAGAGTCACACCTTTTGATAGTCTCATATGTATCTATGGCAGACCAAACAATTATTCCATGGATCAACTTCCCTGATgggggaaaaacaggaagaggAAGAGTGAAGCTATCCTGTGTTTATACTAATGACTATGTTTTACAAGGTGACAGGTGTGTAAGCACCAGGAAGGATACATGATATCCATGGTAGTGGCCTGATAGCTATGACATCTGAACACAGAAAAGTAAGTACAGGGCATGAGGCCAAGGATGAAATCAGAGAGAGGAGAAAGGTCACCTTGGGACTAAAGTAATGGATACTTCACCAAACTGGCTGCTTTCACTCTAAACCCTGGGGGTTACGCTTCCTCAACACGCCACTTGTAAATGTTTTATCAGCATTGACGCCCAACCCTTCATCTCTAAAGTCTTCGGGAGAGTCCTCTTTGGAGGCTTCCTCTTGCTCACTGTAGCTATCTGCACTGAATCCAGCATTCTCTGCCAAGACAGCAGGATCTTCTTCATGAAAACAGCAGGAGCATGTTTCTGGCTTTGGGTCACACAAGATAACAGAATTATCCTCCTGGGCTCTTGGGTCAGTGGGCAGACCTTCCCAACCCAAGTGGTCTGATTCTTCCTCTTCCATCACTTCCATTCTTTCAGCTATTTCTTCAGCAGAGGGCTCTTTTGGATCAGGGTAATCCACCAGGATTGTTTCTTGTCTACGTTTGATACAGTCTGAAAGGTCATAAACTGGATAAGTTTCTTCTGGGTAACCTAGAGAGAAAAGCAgcacaaaatattacaaagacTGTCTCTTCAAAAAAAGTATTAGGCTCAGAGGGGATTCTCAAGCAATGGCCATCATATCCTAACAAACACATTCAAGAAATCTCTTAAGATGATTCTAATAGTTCTAAAATTTCAACTGAACAAATTCCTAGCAATCTGGCTGACTATCCCAGGGCTCTCTGAAATACAAACCAATTCAGAGGAAAATCCTTTCTTAGTGTAGGGTGCTTGGGACAGAGTTCAGTCTCACTCCATGTGCTTTTGCAGTATTGATGAAGACTGAACAAATAACATGAGCCTGCAGTTTAAAAATGCATCAAATACCAGATGGAGAGAGCTTAGCTTAAGGCTAATGTTTATAATTTCTATTTGGAATCATTTCCAAATCTTCTGAGGTGGGGGTGGGAGGAAAAGAACACTAAGCTCTTTGAAAAATACACCATGAAATTTTCTACTTATCAAAACAATTGAAATGGCTTGCAAGCATCAGAAACAGAGGACACTTTAGCAATACATGCCCAAGATCCCAAAGGACAAGCACTGCATTTTCAGAAGACAGAAGTCCATTGTTGGCTTCTTCGTCTTCacaaaatggaagaaaacaacaaactgGTAAGCAAAATGAGTAACACTGATTCTGAATCCTAGCTATGATaatgagaaaagagaaaacattgCCAAATTAaggaatgaaatgaaataaatctGTGTCAGCCAAGCCAAGCTTGAGCAGCAGATGGGCCGTGCTGGAGCTCATATGCCTGAGCTGGCAACGTGGGCCATACTCACTACACAATGTGAAAAGCTGGAGAATTCAAAATCCATTTGCACATTATGATAACTGGCAAATTCAACTCTAACATAAACCACTTTTTGCCCACCAATTGTGAAAaataacagtcttttttggttcagTGTAGCGTATGCAGAgacatttttataacatttactgttttttttttctgattatagaAGGCATACAGACTCACTGCAGAAAATCTGAAACAATACAGacatgtttaaaaaagaaaacaaatcaccCATAATCCCACCACTGATGATAATTTGTTGTATTTACCTCTGGTCTTTTTACCATATATAaatgtttatacatttttttctttttttaaataaaggatcATACTGCATATGAAATGTTGATTTTTCATTCAACCTTGTTTCATGAACATTTTCCAGCGTCATTAGGTATTTGAAAGTTTGCTGTAAAATATTTCATCATGTAGCTATACAACTGACATGATTTACCATTCTTCTTATGTTAGACATTCAGATTCTTTCCAACTTTCCCCATTATAAGTAACATAGCAGTTAAGAGCTCTGAATATAaattcatgttcactttcctGATTCTTTAAGACAGACTtctataaatatgaaaactaGACCAAAGAGAACGGACATTTTAAAAGCCCTTTTAATACTCTGCCAAATTACTTTCCAGAAGAGTGGTATAAAAATTCAATCCTACCAGTGATGTAAAAAACTGTCCATCTTATCACATTCTTGCTAGCACTGACAGTAGTATAAGAATCTTGCCAAAACAGTCTTTATTCCCAGGATGAACTTAGTGTGAACAAAATGCTAGCTTAACAATTCCTGTGGTCTAGGTGTTTGCcccctccaaaactcatgttgaaatttaatccccaaagtcatatatgtttttaaaattttatttatttattctaatttgttttatatgacagcagaatgcatttcaatttataGTACACGTATAGAgcgcaatttttcatatctctggttatacacaaagtagagtcacaccatttgtgtcttcatacaggtACTTAGAGTAacaatgtccatttcattccactgtctttcctacccccttgTCCCATCTCCTCCATCCCCTGCccctgccctatctaaagttcctccattgttcccatgctccccacccccgcccccactatgaatcagcatccacatatcagagaaaacatttggcctttgtgttttgggggattggcttacttcacttagcataatattccccaactccatccacttacctgcaaattccaCAATTTTTATTCTCCCCAAAGTCATTGTTAATTGTATTTGGAGACAAGCCACTTGGGAAATAATTACAATTAAATGAGGTCATGAGGTAGGGTCTCCATGATGGCATTAATGGCTTTATAAGAAGAGCAGGCAAACTTACTCAGTCTTTACCTTTGACAACATGTCAGATCCAGCAAAAAAGACCTCACCAGATGACAAGTAGATGCTGATACCATCATCTTGTACTTCCAAACCATGAGCTAAACAAATCTCTTACTTTATCAATTATCCAACCTGTGGTATTAGGTTATAGCAATAGAAAATGGACTAAAACAGCTACACAAGGCCTTCACCACCTACTTGGTCAACAGCAGAGCTAGGGAAGCCTGCTTGCTAGTTAGGTCTCAGCCACTAAATGCTTCGGAGAAGTCTATTTGCTGTACATCCTTTCCTTCAGCCTACACCTAGAACAAAGCTTACCTTTGAATTTTGACTATGGTTTAAGAAGACTCAGGCTCTAAGCGCAGTCCAACTACCCAGTTCTAGGCCAGGCCCCATAAGCCCCACCCACAAGCTAGCCACTGTATCTCCATAATCCAACACACCCAGCATCCAGGCCCATCCCAACAGACCCTAGTGCTAGACCAGTCCCTTTAACACCAGACCCCAGGATCACCTCTGTGGACCCAGGTTCTAGGTTAGCCTTGCAACACTAGGACCCAGGTCAGCCCTCATGGCCCCAGTTTTCAGGCCTATCCCCTGCATATATTCAGGCTCCAAAACTGCACAGCACCAATCCAAGCTGCAGACTCAGGCTCTAGGCTTATTCCTGAGGGACCAAGCACCAGGCCCACCATAGAACCTGGCTGCCTTCTGCAGTCTCAGTCTCAAGAACAACTCCAGCCCCAGGTCAGCCACTTGGACTTAAGCTTCAGGCCAGACCACCACAGATAAAGATTCTAGGCCTACCCTTGTAAACCCAGGTTCCAGGCCCACCCCTAAGGACTCAGTCAATAGGCTGATGCCAGTGGATCCAGGCTCTAGGCCCAACTACAAAGACTCAGCACCAGATCAGTCAGCCTGAAGACTCCATCAACAAGCCCACCATGGACCATGACAAATGGCCTGTCCAGAAAAAGTCAGTACACAAAGACTAGAATAAATCTTTGTTTCTTCAAGTGTGCAGACCAACATACAATGTGTTGAATATATTTAAGAAACAAAAAGACTCAATTACATGCTGCCTACAAAACACTTCAcctttaaaaaacacacacaggttCAAAGAAAAGGATGTAAAAAAGATATACAGGAGATGCTAATATTTAGATAAAACAGATGTTAAGTAATAACAAGACAAAGAAGGTCATTATATAATGATAAAGAGTCAATTCATCAAAGAGATATAGTAAATtgctagatatatatatatatatataaatattgctatatttatacatatatatatatgtaaattgcTAGATATATACAAACTACCAAGACTGAattagaaagaaatagaaaatctaaaCAGACAAATAATGAATAAGGAGATTGAATCAGTTAATTAAATAATTTCTTAACAACAAAAGCCCAGAACCCAATGGCTCCACAGCTGaatctaccaaacatttaaagtaGAACTAACAGCAATCCTCAAAATCTTCTAAAAAACTGAAGAGGAGGGAAAACTTCTAAACTCATTTTACAAGGCCAGCACTACCTGGATACCAGAGTCAGGTAAGGAGCTCATGCTTCCTGATTAAAGAAACTACTGAaaagctatagtaatcaaaacaACATAGtaacagtatttaaaaaaaagatataaacacCAATGAAACACAATAGAccagaaataaatccatatatTTATGGTCTAAAGATTTTTGATAAAAATGCCAAAAATACACAATAGATAAATAGTCTCTTCAATTAATGATGCTGAAGAAACTGGATATATCCACATGCAGAAAAGTGAAATCAGACCTTCATCTCACATCATatgcaaaaattaactcaaaatggatcaaagtcttaaatgtaagacctgaaaATATAAAACTACTAGGACTAAACAGGGAAAAAGTTACATGATACTGGTCTGggcaatatttttggatatgaccccaaaagcctaggcaatgatatgaaatttaaaagcttctgcaggggctgggattgtagctcagtaggagagttcttgcctagcatgtgtgaggccctgggtttgatcctcagcaccacataaagataaataaatgagataaagatattgtgtccatcaacaactaaaaaaaatatttaaaaaaagtttcTGAAGAATGAGGTAAACAATAGAGTGAAAAGATAGcctaaaaacagaagaaaacataTGCAAACCACACATCTGATAAGGAATTAATTTCCAAAATTCATAAGGAACTCAAACAACTCAAAAGCCTGAAAACAAATTACCCAACtataaaaatgggcaaaaaaatTGAACAGATAATTCTCACAAGACATGAAAATGTCCAACAGATATTAAAAAACATCCAACATTACTAAGCATTTGGAAAATACAACAGCTATTAAAATATGACTCAGATGtttaagaagaaaatatgaaCAGATGAGGAGAGAAATGAAAGATATGAAATGGAAGTTCCCAAATGGAACTTCTAGAGATAACAACACAATGTTACGATTAAAAATACATTGAATAGGATTAACAGCATGTTAGAGTACTATAGAAAGAAAGAGCAATAAGCTGGAAGATGCAACAAGAGAAACTATTCAAATTAAGCATGGTGAGTAAAAATGAcagaaacaaatgaacaaaccaTATGTGAACTGTGGGGAAATAGCAAACATGTGTACCATTAGAAAGCCAGAAGAAGATGACAGAAACAGACTACTAATgaaataatgattaaaaaaaaaaaaaactgatcatGGATCTAACCTTCCACCTtaagaaaccagaaaaagaatAGCAAATTAAACTCCAAGAggcagaagaaaggaaagagaagtcAATGGAATAGGaaacagaaataaaatcaaaatacaaTTCTTTAAAAAGATCAACAAAGTTGATAAACCTCTGGGCCAGTCTGATCAGGaaaagaaataagagaaagaaCAGATTACCAATATAAGAAACAGAACAGGGCACATCCCTACAGATATTACATACTTTAAATGGATTATAAAGGACTATTACAAAAAAACTTTACCCTAACAAATTTGATAACCTGGatgaaatatgtaaattccttgaAAGATACAAACTATTAAAGTCCATTCAAGGAAACCTAGATAACCTTAATAGCACTATTTCTATTATAGATATTCAATTCATAGTGAGTTTTCCCATAAAGAAAACTCCTGGCCCAGATAGCAACATTGGAGAATTCCACCTAATGTTTATGAAAGAAATAATGGTACCTCTACACAAACTCTTCCAGAAAACAGAATATATCCCAATACATTTTGAAAGGTCACCATTATCTTGAAATAAAGACCATTGACATTACAGGAAAAGAAAATCACTGATAAATAGCCCTCATAAaccagacattaaaaaaaatctttgcctatTAAATAGCCATTTATATCATCACATCAAAATAGGGCTTATCACAGGAATACAAaacttttaacatttaaaaatcaatgcAGGGGCTGGGaacttcaatccccagaaccacaaccatttttttaaaaaaatgtaattcaccacattaaCTGACAAAACTATAATCATctcagttgattttttaaaaattcaataccAGTTTATGTTTAATAGCTCTCAGAAAAATAAGATCAGAAAGTAGCTTCCTTGACCTGAAAAGGAGTATCTAAGGAGCATATGAGTGCTTTTCTCCTGATACCAGAAAGCAAGGAGATTTGCTTTTACCATTTCTGTTCAGCATTGTTGTGGAGACTTAGCTATTCAGTAaggcaagaaaataaataaacaaaaggcaTATAGGCTAGAAAGGAAGTGAAATTCATAGCCAATTTGATCATCTACACAGAAAACCCTAAGGAACTAGTCTTAAGTGGCtgtgtatattttttaaagctaTCAGAACTAAGTGCATTTAGCAAGGTCACAGGATAAAAGGTCAGAATACAAAAATCAATCGTATTTCTACTGCTCTAGtagcaattaaaattttaaaaatatcattcatgATATTACTACTTAAAGACAAATTATAAAGCATGTGCAAGACCTATACGTTGGAAAAAAAGACCTATATACTGAAAACTTCAAACATTGCTGagggaaatttttaaatatttaaataagtagAGAGATATAACAAGTTCATGGAATGAAGATTCAATATAGTTACAATATCAATTCTTACAAATTGATctaaagatttaatgcaatatCAATCAAAATACCATCAAACTTTGTCATAAAACAACTACCTTTGACTATAAATTCATATGAAAATGTGAAAATCTTAGAATAGCCAAAATAATTTTGGAAGATAATTAAAGAACCTGTAACTACCTGATTTCAAGAGTTAGTATAAAGACACAGTAATAGAGGCATTGTGATAAGACagagatcaatggaacagaataaagtCCAAAATAGACATATATACACATGGTCAACTGATTTTCAATCAATGTGCCAAAGTAACTAAATGTATCAAAAGAAACTGGAGTAACTGCTACtgatatgtaaaatataaaactagGTCCTGATACTTcataccatatataaaaattaactcaaaagagATCACAAGCCTAAGTATAAACGCTAAAACCATACAATTTCTAGGAGAAAAAATAGAAGTTAGAAAAATCTTGGATTGGGCAAAGATTTCTTAAACAGAATAcaccaaaaaatataaattattaaaaaaaataactagaCTTCATCAGAATTAAAAACTTCtcttttttaagatttttctttgttttcattttagcaTGAACCTTTTGTGCTGGACTGAATTGAGCAGTTCTGAAGAATAACTTATAGGGAAAaacaaagggagaaaaaaatctatatacattaaaaacaaatacatTAATGAAAAGTATTTCCTTGGACccaactgcccagcttctccatatCAGCAAAACCAGGTATCAACCTGTATACCTATTTTCTATTTCAAGTATTAAAACcagtcatttctttctttttgccaAAAACctcaaagtttttgttttgttttgcttttatgaCAAATGCTAAACACTTCTGAtatcttatttcatatatatttgtagatacacaatacctttatttatttttatgtggtgctaaggatcaaacccagtgcctcacccttgtgaggcaagcactccaccactgagctacagccccagcccgtaATATCTTatttaagtattttaaatttctataaaTTAATGTCTTTAAATGTCATTATTCCAAATATAATTGATCTTTGAAAATTCTGTTTACTGTCCccagaaactatttttttaaatttgttcttttaagacATATATAACAGAAGAGTGTATTTTGAGATACTATAAATATATGGAGGATGTGGGTACcacattctaattaggatcccattcttatggttgtacataatgtgaagTTTCACTggccatatattcatatatgaacataggaaaattatgtcattctactgtctttcctattcctatcccttctcccttcccttcattcctctttatcTAATCCATTGAACTTTTATTCTTTCCTCCTACCTGAtattgtgttagcatccacatatcagtgagaacatttggcctttagtgtgtgtatgtgtgtgtgtgtgtgtgtgtgtattttttagttgtcaatgaatcttttatttatttatttatgtatatgtggtacagaggattgaacccagagcctcacacatgccaggcaagcacaatatCACTGAACCACCActctagcctcttggccttcagtTTTTTGGGGCtgccttattttacttagcatgatagtctctattttcatttacctgcaaatgcaataatttcattcttctttatggctgagtaatattccacgtgTATATATAATacgttttctttatccaatcatctgttgaagggcactagGGTGGTTCCaatgcttagctattgtgaactaagctactataaatattgatgtggctgcatcatgtagtatgctgattttaagacttTTGAGTATATTCAGAGGAGTAGaaaattgggtcaaatggtggttccattccaagttttctgaggaatctccacactgctttccagaggggctgcaccaatttgcagtcccaccagcaatgtaagagtgtgccttttcccccacatcctcaccaacatttattattacttgtattcttgaaaattgccatACTGACTGAGATGGaatatcagtgtagttttaatttgcatttctctaattgctatgcTGTACAGGTCGTAGCATTATACCAAGATTGTGGTATGATTACACAACTATATACACTTGTCAAAACTCATCCAAActgtatatttaaaattaaattattatattatatcTCAATAATAGAATtgaattttttcatacatttgttgaccatttgtatttcttcttctgtgaagtgcctattcAATTCCTTTGTCTATTTACTGGTTGGATTATTTTTTTGGGGTGTTAAGAAAGACTTCTcctctttcaaaaatgttaagaaaataaaaaggcaagCCATGgattaggagaaaatatttgcaaaatatgtAACTGATAAAGGATTGTATTCAGGGACATACACAGAATTTTTGCAACTCAGTAAGAACATAATGTCAATaagaacataattttaaaaatggccaACAATTGGAATGAACACTTCAtcaaagacatacaaatggcaaataagcacatgaaaaaatgttcatcatcattaGTCAATGGAGAGATGCAAATTAAATTCACAATTGAGATACCACTATATACTCACTAGAgtggctaaaattaaaaagactgatAATACCACAAGTTAGCAAAGATGTGGAGTAAATGAattttcatacattgctggtgaaaaGGGAAAATGTTAgagccactttggaaagcaagTTGACAGCTCTAATGAAGTTAAACATACATTTACCACAAACCTTAGAAATGTCACTCCTAAGTATATATTTCAAAGAAATACCAATTTATGGCCAAACAAAGCCTTGCATATAAAATTTTGTAGCAACTTACTTATAATAGTTGAAAACTAAAAACAACCCAAGTGTTCCTCAATTGGAGAAGGGATGAACAAATTATGGTATGTTCACATAACAGAATACTATtaagcaataaaaaataaagaattatagATACATTCAATAACACATATGAATCTAAAAATCATTGGTTAAATCAGAGAAGCCAGAAGCCAAAAAGCATAAACAGTAAGATCCATTTATATTATACAAGCAAAACAACAGGAACAGAAAGTAGTTCAGTTTTTGCCAGAGGTAGAAGGGAACTTTCTAGGGTGATGGAAATGTCCTATTCTGGGGAGAGCAGATGAGCCCGGTTATTGGATGATCCTGTGGTATAGGCAAAAGCCAGGCCTGGGAAACATTCCTTGCCAAAAGGCAAGGATGCAAACAGCCTTGATACCTGGCTTTAATGCTAGTGATAGTTATCAGACATTGCAGTACAAAGGGTTTTCTGGGTACCACAAAAATGTAGATAGCCACAAAAATGGTTCTAGCTCTGTAACTTTTtagtacacaaagaagcctcctgATAACTCACAAGCCTTGAACAATTTACAATACCACTATAGTTAAACTCCCTGATTATTAGACCCTATATGATAAACTTGTGGAGCTAGTTCTGGGTTACTATTCTTCCATCAGAGGGCACCATCCCACCTGGCCCCAGCTTtgcttaaaaatctctctctttttctttgtctCCATGTTTTTCCTAATCTCCTGTCACCCCTACTAGAGATCCTTTGTTTATGCTGTACAGGTCACAGTACTATACCAAAACTTTGTGGTATGATTACACAACTATATACACTAGTCAAAACTCATCCAactgtatattttaaattaaattattatattatacctcaataatagaattaaatttttaaaaaaattgtaagctctcTTTTCTGGGTTGACAACTAATGAAGAAATGAAAAGAGACTCCTTACCTTCCCAGTCCTCCATGTAAGGGGCTTCCTCAGCTTCTTTCTCTGGAGTGGGTctgtcaataaactttccttctttCATGACCCTGGTAATTTCTCGGAGCTGATGCAGCAATCGTTTCTCTTGGTCAGAAGTCACAGACTGTACTCTGCTTAGAAAATATCAGACAATCCAGCCATTTAGCAGT
Encoded proteins:
- the Ric3 gene encoding protein RIC-3 isoform X3, giving the protein MHHHLAPSDGPTPEARFQRSHLAEAFAKAKGSSGGTGGSSGRGLMGQIIPIYGFGIFLYILYILFKLSKGKTAEDRKCSSVTPGNTHRKITNFELVQLQEKLKETEEAMEKLINRVGPNGESRVQSVTSDQEKRLLHQLREITRVMKEGKFIDRPTPEKEAEEAPYMEDWEGYPEETYPVYDLSDCIKRRQETILVDYPDPKEPSAEEIAERMEVMEEEESDHLGWEGLPTDPRAQEDNSVILCDPKPETCSCCFHEEDPAVLAENAGFSADSYSEQEEASKEDSPEDFRDEGLGVNADKTFTSGVLRKRNPQGLE
- the Ric3 gene encoding protein RIC-3 isoform X2 translates to MAYSTVQRVALASGLVLAVSLLLPKAFLSRGKRQEPPPAPEGKLGRFPPVMHHHLAPSDGPTPEARFQRSHLAEAFAKAKGSSGGTGGSSGRGLMGQIIPIYGFGIFLYILYILFKLSKGKTAEDRKCSSVTPGNTHRKITNFELVQLQEKLKETEEAMEKLINRVGPNGERVQSVTSDQEKRLLHQLREITRVMKEGKFIDRPTPEKEAEEAPYMEDWEGYPEETYPVYDLSDCIKRRQETILVDYPDPKEPSAEEIAERMEVMEEEESDHLGWEGLPTDPRAQEDNSVILCDPKPETCSCCFHEEDPAVLAENAGFSADSYSEQEEASKEDSPEDFRDEGLGVNADKTFTSGVLRKRNPQGLE
- the Ric3 gene encoding protein RIC-3 isoform X4, with amino-acid sequence MEKLINRVGPNGESRVQSVTSDQEKRLLHQLREITRVMKEGKFIDRPTPEKEAEEAPYMEDWEGYPEETYPVYDLSDCIKRRQETILVDYPDPKEPSAEEIAERMEVMEEEESDHLGWEGLPTDPRAQEDNSVILCDPKPETCSCCFHEEDPAVLAENAGFSADSYSEQEEASKEDSPEDFRDEGLGVNADKTFTSGVLRKRNPQGLE
- the Ric3 gene encoding protein RIC-3 isoform X1, with protein sequence MAYSTVQRVALASGLVLAVSLLLPKAFLSRGKRQEPPPAPEGKLGRFPPVMHHHLAPSDGPTPEARFQRSHLAEAFAKAKGSSGGTGGSSGRGLMGQIIPIYGFGIFLYILYILFKLSKGKTAEDRKCSSVTPGNTHRKITNFELVQLQEKLKETEEAMEKLINRVGPNGESRVQSVTSDQEKRLLHQLREITRVMKEGKFIDRPTPEKEAEEAPYMEDWEGYPEETYPVYDLSDCIKRRQETILVDYPDPKEPSAEEIAERMEVMEEEESDHLGWEGLPTDPRAQEDNSVILCDPKPETCSCCFHEEDPAVLAENAGFSADSYSEQEEASKEDSPEDFRDEGLGVNADKTFTSGVLRKRNPQGLE